In Aquimarina sp. TRL1, a single window of DNA contains:
- a CDS encoding gliding motility lipoprotein GldH, with amino-acid sequence MIKCKLFILAIVFISVVSCDNNRVFDEYQTLPASVWKKDKTLTFVIPKLDSLQPYNLFINIRNNDDYEYSNLFLISEMKFPNGKIIKDTLEYQMAAPNGNWLGTGFSDLKESKLWYKEQVKFLEDGDYEISIQHAMRKNGEVYGVDELLGITEVGFRIEFAINH; translated from the coding sequence ATGATAAAGTGTAAGCTGTTTATCTTAGCCATTGTTTTTATAAGTGTAGTTTCATGTGACAATAACAGAGTGTTTGATGAATATCAAACACTGCCTGCTAGCGTTTGGAAAAAAGATAAAACACTTACATTTGTTATCCCAAAACTAGATTCATTACAACCCTATAATTTATTTATAAATATCCGTAATAATGATGACTACGAATACAGCAATCTGTTTTTGATTAGTGAAATGAAATTTCCAAATGGAAAAATTATTAAGGATACACTAGAATATCAGATGGCGGCTCCAAATGGTAATTGGTTGGGAACAGGCTTCTCAGATCTTAAAGAAAGTAAGCTCTGGTATAAAGAGCAGGTTAAATTTCTGGAGGATGGAGACTATGAAATCTCAATACAACATGCTATGAGAAAAAACGGAGAGGTGTATGGGGTTGATGAACTACTGGGAATAACAGAAGTAGGATTTAGAATAGAATTCGCAATAAACCATTAA
- a CDS encoding ABC transporter ATP-binding protein encodes MDNTTLLSVQNLSVSFFSEKKYRTILHDISFTIGTNEVLGVVGESGSGKSVTSLSLLGLLPKKKSRIDHGNIYFKGNSILQLSESEFQSIRGNQIAMIFQEPMSSLNPSMKCGEQVLEVLKQHKTISSKQAKEEIITLFDKVKLPDTAHAYNAYPHQLSGGQKQRIMIAMAIACKPDLLIADEPTTALDVTVQKEIIQLLKDLQKEYKMSILFISHDLSLVSEIADNVLVMYQGKTVEYGPAYSIFKHPQQEYTKALISARPSLDVRLKKLPTIENFLSGNTFEQKIISSEERHAFHKKLYSNSPLLEVINLEKTYFSKTGWFQNTSFKAVNDVSFKLYEGETLGLVGESGCGKSTLGNTILQLDKATKGQVLYKGKDITQLSPRAIRTLRKEIQLIFQDPYASLNPRLTIGNAIMEPMKAHKLYNSKKERKEKALELLQRVGLSSEHFNRYPHEFSGGQRQRIGIARTIALQPKLIICDESVSALDISVQAQVLNLLNELKEKFNFTYIFISHDLAVVKYMSDQLLVMNEGKIEEKGDADDIYTSPKKEYTRRLINAIPKGL; translated from the coding sequence ATGGACAACACTACTTTACTTTCCGTACAAAACCTTTCCGTGTCTTTTTTTTCAGAGAAAAAATACAGAACCATTTTACATGATATCTCCTTTACCATTGGGACTAATGAAGTGTTAGGAGTTGTTGGAGAATCCGGAAGTGGAAAATCCGTAACCTCCCTCTCATTATTAGGTTTACTTCCCAAGAAAAAATCCCGGATTGATCATGGGAATATATACTTCAAAGGGAATTCAATTCTTCAACTTTCCGAATCAGAATTTCAAAGCATCAGAGGGAATCAGATTGCTATGATCTTTCAGGAACCTATGAGCTCTCTTAACCCTTCTATGAAATGTGGAGAGCAAGTACTGGAAGTTCTCAAGCAGCACAAAACCATTTCTTCTAAACAAGCAAAAGAAGAGATAATCACACTTTTTGACAAAGTAAAATTACCTGATACTGCGCATGCTTATAATGCCTATCCTCACCAATTAAGCGGAGGTCAAAAACAGCGAATTATGATTGCCATGGCAATTGCTTGCAAACCTGATCTCTTAATTGCTGATGAACCTACCACCGCATTAGATGTAACTGTGCAAAAAGAAATTATCCAACTCCTAAAAGACTTACAGAAAGAATATAAAATGAGTATTCTTTTTATTTCTCATGATCTTTCCTTAGTCTCTGAGATTGCAGACAATGTATTGGTTATGTACCAGGGAAAAACAGTTGAATATGGCCCTGCTTATTCCATTTTTAAGCATCCGCAGCAAGAGTATACAAAAGCACTTATAAGCGCTCGCCCATCCTTAGATGTTCGACTAAAAAAACTCCCTACAATAGAAAACTTTCTTTCAGGAAACACTTTTGAACAAAAAATTATTTCTTCTGAAGAAAGACATGCTTTTCATAAAAAGCTATACAGCAATTCTCCTCTTTTGGAGGTCATTAACCTGGAAAAGACTTATTTCTCTAAAACCGGCTGGTTTCAAAACACTTCTTTTAAAGCTGTTAATGATGTGAGTTTTAAACTCTACGAAGGAGAAACCTTAGGTCTTGTAGGAGAGTCAGGCTGTGGAAAATCAACACTGGGAAATACAATCTTACAGTTAGACAAAGCCACCAAGGGACAAGTTCTCTATAAAGGCAAGGATATAACACAGCTATCTCCCCGAGCAATTAGAACATTGCGAAAAGAAATCCAACTTATTTTTCAAGATCCATATGCATCACTAAACCCAAGGCTAACGATTGGGAATGCTATTATGGAGCCTATGAAGGCTCATAAATTATACAACAGCAAAAAAGAAAGAAAAGAAAAAGCACTGGAACTTTTACAACGTGTAGGTCTCTCCAGCGAACACTTTAATCGATATCCTCATGAGTTTAGCGGAGGACAACGTCAACGAATAGGAATTGCCAGAACTATCGCACTTCAACCTAAACTTATTATCTGCGACGAGTCTGTCAGTGCCTTGGACATCTCTGTACAGGCACAAGTACTTAATCTACTAAATGAATTAAAAGAAAAATTTAATTTTACCTATATTTTTATCTCACATGATCTCGCAGTAGTCAAGTACATGTCCGATCAACTACTGGTTATGAATGAGGGTAAAATAGAAGAAAAAGGAGATGCTGATGACATTTATACTTCCCCTAAAAAAGAATATACCAGACGGTTAATTAATGCCATCCCTAAAGGTCTCTAA
- a CDS encoding CoA transferase subunit A, with translation MIRKTVSGVTEAVAGIEDNMTLMLGGFGLCGIPENAIAELVKRNVKGLTCISNNAGVDDFGLGLLLQERQIKKMISSYVGENDEFERQMLSGELEVELIPQGTLAERCRAAQGGFPAIYTPAGYGTEVAEGKETREFDGKMYVLEHAFKADFAFIKAWKGDEAGNLIFKGTARNFNPCMCGAAKITVVEVEELVPAGTLDPDHIHIPGIFVQRIFQGEKYEKRIEQRTVRKK, from the coding sequence ATGATTCGAAAAACAGTAAGTGGGGTTACTGAAGCCGTTGCTGGGATTGAAGATAATATGACTTTAATGCTGGGAGGTTTTGGTTTATGTGGTATTCCGGAAAATGCAATAGCAGAATTAGTAAAACGAAATGTAAAAGGATTAACCTGTATTTCTAATAATGCAGGGGTTGATGATTTTGGATTAGGTTTATTACTTCAGGAGAGGCAAATAAAGAAGATGATTTCTTCTTATGTGGGGGAGAATGATGAATTCGAAAGACAGATGCTGAGTGGAGAACTGGAGGTAGAGTTAATCCCTCAGGGAACACTGGCAGAACGTTGTCGCGCAGCTCAGGGAGGGTTTCCTGCGATTTATACTCCGGCAGGTTACGGTACAGAAGTAGCCGAAGGAAAAGAAACGAGAGAGTTTGATGGGAAAATGTATGTTTTGGAACATGCTTTCAAAGCAGATTTTGCCTTTATTAAAGCATGGAAGGGGGATGAAGCAGGAAATCTCATATTCAAAGGAACAGCAAGAAACTTTAACCCTTGTATGTGTGGAGCGGCTAAAATTACAGTGGTAGAGGTGGAAGAACTGGTGCCAGCTGGAACATTAGACCCTGATCATATTCATATCCCAGGTATTTTTGTACAGCGTATTTTTCAAGGAGAAAAGTATGAGAAAAGAATAGAACAGCGTACAGTGCGAAAAAAATAA
- a CDS encoding regulatory iron-sulfur-containing complex subunit RicT yields the protein MGCSSCSSKNDGQPRGCNNNGTCGTDGCNKLTVFDWLSNMALPNGMELFNCVEIRFKNGRKGFYKNIDNLSLSIGDIVATEASPGHDVGVVSLVGELVKIQMKKKKVQVGSEEVKKIYRKASQKDIDIWQKVRAREEAMKVKSREIAIRLQLQMKISDIEFQGDGSKATFYYTAEERVDFRQLIKEFAHEFNIRIEMRQIGFRQEAARLGGVGSCGRELCCSTWLTDFRSVNTSAARYQQLSLNPQKLAGQCGKLKCCLNYELDAYIDALKDFPRTETKLQTEKGVAVCQKIDVFKGYLWYAYEGEWMNWHKISAEDANEIVQANNNKEKVASLEEYASDLLEDTKVDFENVVGQDSLTRFDQPKRTRRKNRSKNKRKPVQKKAQEKKTQEKKKNTKGNVASKKKVDNKAAKKTNNQQRNKKRKPQKRNNDKV from the coding sequence ATGGGCTGTAGTAGTTGTTCCTCTAAAAATGACGGACAACCAAGAGGGTGTAATAATAATGGTACCTGTGGTACCGATGGATGTAATAAACTAACAGTTTTTGACTGGCTGTCAAATATGGCGTTACCGAATGGTATGGAGCTGTTTAACTGTGTCGAAATACGTTTTAAAAATGGAAGAAAGGGATTTTATAAAAATATAGATAACCTTTCTTTAAGCATTGGCGATATTGTTGCTACGGAGGCTTCTCCGGGACATGATGTCGGTGTTGTATCCCTTGTTGGTGAACTGGTGAAAATCCAGATGAAAAAAAAGAAAGTTCAGGTAGGAAGCGAAGAGGTAAAAAAAATATATAGAAAAGCTTCTCAAAAAGATATAGATATATGGCAGAAAGTGCGAGCCAGGGAAGAGGCTATGAAAGTCAAATCCAGAGAGATCGCTATCCGCCTTCAATTGCAAATGAAAATCTCTGACATTGAATTTCAGGGAGATGGATCCAAAGCTACCTTTTATTATACGGCAGAAGAAAGAGTTGATTTTAGGCAATTGATTAAAGAGTTTGCACACGAGTTTAATATCCGAATTGAAATGCGTCAAATTGGGTTTAGACAGGAAGCTGCGAGACTCGGAGGTGTTGGTTCTTGTGGTAGAGAACTATGTTGTTCTACTTGGCTTACAGATTTTAGGTCTGTTAATACCAGTGCAGCGCGATATCAGCAATTATCACTCAATCCTCAAAAGTTGGCAGGGCAATGCGGGAAACTAAAATGCTGCCTTAATTACGAATTAGATGCGTATATTGATGCCCTGAAAGATTTTCCTAGAACAGAAACAAAATTACAAACAGAAAAAGGAGTGGCAGTATGCCAGAAAATTGATGTTTTTAAAGGATATTTGTGGTATGCGTACGAAGGGGAGTGGATGAATTGGCATAAAATCTCCGCAGAAGATGCAAATGAAATTGTTCAGGCAAATAATAATAAGGAAAAAGTAGCAAGTCTGGAAGAGTATGCTTCTGATTTGTTAGAGGATACTAAAGTTGACTTTGAAAACGTTGTAGGACAAGATAGTTTGACCAGATTTGATCAGCCAAAACGGACAAGAAGAAAAAACCGGTCAAAAAATAAAAGAAAGCCTGTGCAAAAAAAAGCTCAGGAAAAGAAAACGCAGGAAAAGAAAAAGAATACGAAAGGAAATGTTGCTTCCAAAAAGAAAGTAGACAATAAAGCTGCTAAAAAAACGAATAACCAACAACGCAATAAGAAACGAAAACCGCAGAAAAGAAATAATGATAAAGTGTAA
- the recA gene encoding recombinase RecA: MSTEKEKESKLKALKLTLDKLDKAYGKGTVMKMGDSAIQEVETISTGSLGLDLALGVGGYPRGRVIEIFGPESSGKTTLTLHAIAQAQQAGGIAAFIDAEHAFDRFYAEKLGVDIDNLIISQPDHGEQALEIADNLIRSGAIDIIVVDSVAALTPKSEIEGEMGDSKMGLHARLMSQALRKLTSSISKTNCTVIFINQLREKIGVMFGNPETTTGGNALKFYASVRLDIRRSTQIKDSNSEVIGNKTRVKIVKNKVAPPFRTAEFDIMYGEGISKNGEIIDIGVDYEIVKKSGSWFSYQDTKLGQGRDAVKSLLNDNPELMEELEEKIKEAITIAKG, from the coding sequence ATGAGCACTGAAAAAGAAAAAGAATCGAAATTAAAGGCATTAAAACTAACACTGGATAAGTTAGACAAAGCCTATGGAAAGGGAACTGTAATGAAGATGGGAGACAGTGCCATCCAGGAAGTTGAAACAATATCTACTGGTTCTCTGGGCTTAGACTTAGCCTTAGGTGTCGGAGGATATCCAAGAGGAAGAGTGATTGAGATTTTCGGACCTGAATCTTCAGGTAAAACAACCTTAACTCTTCATGCAATTGCACAGGCTCAACAAGCCGGGGGAATTGCTGCTTTTATTGATGCGGAGCATGCTTTTGACCGTTTTTATGCAGAGAAGCTCGGAGTTGATATCGATAATTTAATCATTTCTCAACCCGATCACGGAGAGCAGGCACTCGAAATCGCAGATAACCTGATACGTTCTGGAGCAATTGATATTATTGTAGTGGATTCTGTAGCTGCGCTTACTCCCAAAAGCGAAATTGAAGGAGAAATGGGAGATTCTAAAATGGGGCTTCATGCCCGATTAATGTCTCAGGCATTAAGGAAATTAACCAGTTCTATCAGTAAGACGAATTGTACTGTAATTTTCATTAACCAGCTTCGTGAAAAAATTGGAGTTATGTTTGGAAATCCGGAAACAACCACCGGAGGAAACGCACTAAAGTTTTATGCTTCTGTTCGTCTGGATATTAGGAGGTCTACTCAGATAAAAGATAGTAATAGCGAAGTCATCGGTAATAAAACAAGAGTTAAAATTGTAAAGAATAAAGTAGCCCCTCCTTTCAGAACTGCAGAATTCGATATTATGTATGGAGAAGGAATCTCTAAAAACGGAGAAATTATCGATATAGGAGTGGATTATGAAATCGTAAAAAAGAGTGGATCCTGGTTTAGCTACCAAGACACTAAACTTGGTCAGGGTCGGGATGCCGTAAAATCATTACTAAATGACAACCCCGAATTAATGGAAGAGCTCGAAGAAAAAATCAAAGAAGCAATCACAATCGCAAAAGGCTAA
- a CDS encoding rhodanese-related sulfurtransferase produces MQLYNKLSAKERAAIIDEAGTERLTLSFYQYAQIGNPEIFRNHLYIAWDDLDVLGRIYVAYEGINAQLSVPAPNFLKFKAHLDSVSFLKDVRLNIAREQDMKSFLKLKVKVRKKILADGLNDHTFDVTNKGVHVGAKEFNELISREDTVLVDMRNHYESEIGHFKGAITPDVDTFRDSLDIIEEDLKEHKEDKNLVMYCTGGIRCEKASAYYKHKGFKKVFQLEGGIIEYARQVEEEGLENKFLGKNFVFDHRRAEPISDDVISNCHQCGKPCDTHVNCANEACHLLFIQCEDCAKAMDSCCSNECKEINSLPYEEQKALRKGKMNSNKIFKKGRSEVLKYKQ; encoded by the coding sequence ATGCAACTGTACAATAAATTAAGCGCTAAAGAGAGAGCAGCCATTATAGACGAAGCTGGAACAGAACGCTTGACGTTGTCTTTTTATCAATACGCGCAGATTGGAAATCCTGAAATTTTTAGAAACCATCTTTATATTGCTTGGGATGACCTGGATGTATTAGGTAGAATATATGTCGCTTATGAAGGAATTAATGCACAGTTATCTGTGCCTGCTCCTAATTTTTTAAAGTTCAAAGCACATTTGGATAGTGTTTCTTTTCTGAAAGATGTCCGTCTTAATATTGCTAGAGAACAGGATATGAAATCCTTTCTAAAATTAAAAGTGAAAGTCCGGAAAAAAATTCTGGCTGATGGATTGAATGATCATACTTTTGATGTAACAAACAAAGGAGTACATGTCGGAGCAAAAGAGTTTAATGAGCTAATAAGCAGAGAGGATACCGTTCTGGTAGATATGAGAAATCATTACGAAAGTGAGATTGGGCATTTCAAAGGAGCGATTACCCCGGATGTAGATACTTTTAGAGATTCTCTGGATATTATAGAAGAAGATCTTAAAGAACATAAAGAAGACAAAAACCTGGTTATGTATTGTACCGGAGGAATTCGATGCGAGAAAGCCAGTGCGTATTACAAGCACAAAGGATTTAAAAAAGTTTTTCAGTTAGAAGGAGGGATTATAGAATATGCGAGACAAGTAGAAGAAGAAGGGTTGGAAAACAAGTTTTTGGGAAAGAACTTTGTCTTTGATCATAGAAGAGCAGAACCCATTTCTGATGATGTTATTTCTAATTGTCACCAATGTGGAAAACCTTGCGACACGCATGTGAATTGTGCTAATGAAGCCTGTCACTTATTGTTTATTCAGTGTGAAGATTGTGCAAAAGCAATGGACAGTTGTTGCTCTAATGAGTGCAAAGAAATCAATAGTCTTCCTTACGAAGAGCAAAAAGCTCTTAGGAAAGGAAAGATGAATAGTAATAAAATATTTAAAAAAGGACGTTCAGAAGTGTTGAAGTATAAGCAGTGA
- a CDS encoding penicillin-binding protein 1A: MSKTPPKSTKKVAKPSSTGTIKYIKWFWIVFILGISSVILLFLLASWGAFGDMPRFEELENPKNDLATQIISSDGVQIGTFFEENRTPIEFKDLPTHLTEALVATEDARYYEHSGIDARGTLRAIVYLGKNGGASTITQQLAKQLFHGTRTKGWRRYTQKIKEWVIATRLERQYTKDEIMTMYLNKYDFLNQAIGISSASRIYFNKSPKELKKEEAAMLVGMLKNSALYNPLRRPEMVTKRRNVVLSQMEKYGYINVAEKDSLQQLPLGIDYAPEGHSDGLATYFREFVRSWMKKWVRDNPKGEDENGPILYDIYRDGLKINVTIDSRMQKYAEEAVKEHMSNLQKEFDKQEKSNKTSPFRDLTTEQIDGIINRAIKNSARRRAMLAEGKSEEEIKASFDKKTKMKVFSWKGEVDTIMTPRDSIRYYKGFLRAGMMSMEPQTGQVKAWVGGVDYKHFQYDQVYQGARQVGSTFKPFVYATAIDQLKLSPCDTMPRSQITIPDGSHGVVGKDWIPKNSDGKYEGYMTLKAALANSVNTISARLLDRIGPEPIVRLAQKMGVESEIQEVASICLGSVDLKLSEMVGAYSTFANQGIYTKPVMITSIEDKNGTILYQFVPETQDVISKDAAYVTVNLMEGVTQSGSGARLRSGPSNRYDYKNVITGYPYQFRNPIAGKTGTTQNQSDGWFMGMVPNLCTGVWVGGDDRATHFRSTLFGQGAAMALPIWGLYMKKCYADESLKVSTKAFPKPKDLSIEVDCKEFRKSIQKDDDSGDEFGF, from the coding sequence ATGTCAAAAACACCACCCAAATCAACAAAAAAAGTGGCAAAACCTTCCAGTACCGGTACTATTAAATATATTAAGTGGTTCTGGATTGTTTTTATTCTGGGGATTAGTTCGGTGATTTTATTATTTCTTTTAGCAAGTTGGGGAGCTTTTGGAGATATGCCGAGATTTGAGGAATTAGAAAATCCTAAAAATGATTTGGCAACGCAGATCATTTCTTCTGATGGCGTTCAGATAGGAACTTTTTTTGAAGAAAACAGAACTCCTATAGAGTTTAAAGATTTGCCAACACATCTTACAGAAGCTTTAGTTGCTACAGAAGATGCACGATATTATGAGCATTCGGGGATTGATGCCAGAGGTACGCTAAGGGCAATTGTGTATTTAGGAAAGAATGGAGGAGCAAGTACAATTACACAACAATTAGCGAAACAGCTTTTTCACGGAACAAGAACAAAAGGATGGAGACGATATACTCAGAAAATTAAAGAATGGGTAATTGCTACCAGACTGGAGCGTCAGTATACCAAGGATGAAATTATGACGATGTATCTGAATAAATATGATTTCCTGAATCAGGCAATTGGTATTAGTTCTGCCTCGAGAATTTATTTTAATAAGAGTCCAAAGGAATTAAAAAAGGAAGAAGCTGCAATGCTTGTGGGGATGTTGAAAAACTCCGCATTATACAACCCTTTGAGAAGACCTGAAATGGTAACAAAAAGAAGAAATGTAGTGCTATCTCAAATGGAAAAATATGGATACATAAATGTAGCAGAAAAAGATAGTTTACAGCAATTACCATTGGGGATAGATTACGCCCCGGAAGGGCATTCCGATGGATTAGCAACCTATTTTAGAGAATTTGTAAGAAGCTGGATGAAGAAATGGGTGCGAGATAACCCAAAAGGAGAAGATGAAAATGGTCCGATACTATATGATATATACAGGGATGGGTTGAAAATTAATGTAACGATTGATTCCAGAATGCAGAAATATGCAGAAGAGGCTGTAAAAGAGCATATGTCTAATTTGCAAAAAGAGTTTGATAAACAGGAGAAAAGCAATAAAACAAGTCCTTTTAGAGATCTTACAACAGAACAAATAGACGGGATCATTAACCGTGCGATTAAAAACTCTGCCAGAAGAAGAGCGATGTTGGCCGAAGGAAAAAGTGAGGAAGAAATAAAAGCTTCTTTTGATAAAAAGACTAAAATGAAGGTGTTTTCCTGGAAGGGAGAGGTTGATACTATTATGACACCGAGAGACTCGATTCGATATTATAAAGGTTTCTTAAGAGCCGGAATGATGTCTATGGAGCCGCAAACAGGGCAGGTAAAAGCCTGGGTTGGAGGAGTAGATTACAAGCATTTTCAATATGATCAGGTGTATCAGGGAGCACGTCAGGTAGGATCTACTTTTAAGCCTTTTGTGTATGCTACAGCAATAGATCAGTTAAAGCTTTCTCCTTGTGATACCATGCCGAGATCGCAGATTACGATTCCTGACGGATCACATGGGGTTGTGGGTAAAGATTGGATTCCTAAAAACAGTGATGGTAAGTATGAAGGGTATATGACTTTAAAAGCTGCACTTGCTAACTCGGTGAATACAATATCAGCTCGTTTACTAGATCGAATTGGTCCGGAACCCATTGTGCGATTAGCTCAGAAGATGGGAGTGGAATCAGAAATTCAGGAAGTAGCTTCTATTTGTTTAGGATCTGTAGATCTGAAATTATCAGAGATGGTTGGTGCTTATAGTACATTTGCTAATCAAGGGATTTATACAAAACCGGTAATGATTACTAGTATTGAGGACAAGAACGGAACTATTCTATATCAATTTGTGCCCGAGACGCAAGATGTAATCAGTAAAGATGCAGCTTATGTAACTGTGAACCTGATGGAGGGGGTAACTCAGTCAGGATCAGGGGCGAGACTTCGTTCAGGACCGTCAAACAGATATGACTACAAAAATGTGATCACAGGATATCCGTATCAATTCAGAAACCCGATAGCAGGAAAAACAGGAACTACGCAAAACCAAAGTGATGGATGGTTTATGGGAATGGTACCTAATCTATGTACAGGAGTTTGGGTTGGAGGAGATGATCGGGCAACCCACTTCAGAAGTACTTTATTTGGACAGGGAGCAGCGATGGCGCTTCCTATTTGGGGATTGTATATGAAAAAATGTTATGCCGATGAATCATTAAAAGTATCCACAAAAGCATTTCCAAAACCAAAGGATCTGAGTATAGAGGTTGATTGTAAGGAGTTTAGAAAGAGTATCCAAAAGGATGATGACTCCGGAGATGAGTTTGGATTTTAA
- a CDS encoding CoA transferase subunit B: MLDKIGIAKRIAKEVQDGYYVNLGIGIPTLVANYVPEGINVEFQSENGVLGMGPFPYEGEEDADIINAGKQTITTLPGASFFDSSTSFGMIRGQHVDLTILGAMEVAENGDIANWKIPGKMVKGMGGAMDLVASAENIIVAMMHTNKAGKSKLLKACSLPLTGVSCVKKVVTNLAVLEIENGSFKLLERAPGVSVEEIKNATEGNLVIEGEIPEMQLD, from the coding sequence ATGTTAGACAAAATAGGAATAGCAAAACGCATCGCAAAAGAAGTGCAAGATGGGTATTACGTTAACCTGGGAATAGGAATTCCTACTTTAGTAGCTAATTATGTTCCTGAAGGAATAAATGTAGAATTTCAAAGTGAAAACGGAGTTTTGGGGATGGGACCCTTTCCGTATGAGGGGGAAGAAGATGCTGATATTATTAATGCAGGTAAGCAAACAATTACAACCTTGCCAGGAGCGTCTTTTTTTGACTCCTCTACAAGTTTTGGAATGATTCGGGGGCAACATGTCGATCTTACAATTTTAGGAGCAATGGAAGTGGCTGAAAATGGAGATATCGCCAATTGGAAGATTCCCGGAAAAATGGTGAAAGGAATGGGAGGAGCGATGGACTTAGTGGCAAGTGCCGAAAATATCATTGTAGCGATGATGCACACAAATAAAGCAGGGAAATCCAAACTGCTAAAAGCGTGTTCTCTACCATTGACAGGAGTGAGCTGTGTAAAAAAAGTAGTGACTAATTTGGCTGTTTTGGAAATAGAAAATGGGAGTTTTAAGCTGTTAGAAAGAGCTCCTGGAGTTAGTGTGGAAGAAATCAAAAACGCAACAGAAGGAAATTTAGTGATTGAAGGAGAAATTCCGGAAATGCAGCTTGATTAA
- a CDS encoding peroxiredoxin gives MATLRLGDEAPNFVAQTTQGEIDFHNWLGDSWGVLFSHPADYTPVCTTELGTVAKYAKEFSDRNVKVAALSVDGLEDHHGWIKDINETQQTTVDFPIIADEERKVSELYDMIHPNADSKMTVRSVFVIGADKKIKLIIVYPASTGRNFDELLRVIDSLQLTAYHKLATPANWKHGEDCVISPAVSNEEIPALFPKGHREVKPYLRYTPQPDLN, from the coding sequence ATGGCAACATTAAGACTGGGTGATGAAGCACCCAATTTTGTAGCTCAAACAACACAAGGCGAAATCGATTTTCATAACTGGCTAGGAGATAGTTGGGGAGTTTTGTTTTCGCATCCTGCCGATTATACCCCGGTTTGTACAACAGAATTAGGAACAGTGGCTAAATATGCAAAAGAATTTAGCGATAGAAATGTAAAAGTAGCTGCGCTGAGTGTAGATGGACTGGAAGATCATCACGGATGGATTAAGGATATTAACGAGACGCAACAGACAACGGTTGATTTTCCTATTATTGCAGATGAAGAACGAAAAGTATCAGAATTATACGATATGATTCATCCCAATGCAGATAGTAAAATGACAGTTCGTTCTGTTTTTGTTATTGGTGCAGATAAAAAAATCAAATTAATTATTGTGTATCCCGCTTCTACTGGTAGGAATTTTGATGAACTATTACGTGTTATAGATTCATTACAATTGACAGCCTACCATAAGCTGGCTACGCCTGCAAATTGGAAACACGGAGAAGATTGTGTTATCTCTCCGGCCGTTTCTAATGAGGAAATACCAGCATTATTTCCTAAAGGGCATAGAGAGGTGAAACCTTATTTGAGATATACGCCTCAGCCTGATTTAAACTAA